In Betaproteobacteria bacterium, the following are encoded in one genomic region:
- a CDS encoding methyltransferase domain-containing protein, with translation MATVKEQPVNASDDTRAAWDTIAPGYDRTNTPTQMWLGNEGLRRAGLRSGMRFVDVASGSGALSIPASRLGAQVLATDQSPVMLDLLEKRARKEGLSIETGVMDGHALQLDNNSFDMAGSQFGVMLFPDMPKGISEMARVVKPGGRVLMSVYGDPHEIEFFGFFVNAIQSVRPDFIGPPMDPLPLPFQLQDPERLRKELATAGLSDIKVETITETTEFRTGMELWSWLIWSNPIVEMVLGELSLSSDERQVVQNSLEKLIRERAGGSGPASLTNPINIGIGTK, from the coding sequence ATGGCAACGGTAAAGGAACAGCCCGTGAATGCATCCGACGACACACGGGCCGCGTGGGACACGATCGCGCCGGGTTATGACAGGACCAACACGCCGACCCAGATGTGGCTGGGGAACGAAGGTCTCCGCCGTGCCGGGCTCCGTTCAGGCATGCGGTTCGTGGACGTGGCGTCCGGCAGCGGCGCCCTCAGCATCCCGGCCTCGCGCCTCGGTGCCCAGGTGTTGGCGACAGACCAGTCTCCCGTTATGCTCGACTTGCTCGAAAAGCGCGCGCGCAAGGAGGGCCTCAGCATCGAAACCGGTGTTATGGACGGTCACGCGCTTCAACTCGACAACAACAGCTTCGACATGGCCGGATCGCAGTTCGGCGTCATGCTGTTTCCTGATATGCCGAAGGGCATCAGCGAGATGGCGCGGGTCGTCAAGCCCGGCGGCCGGGTGCTGATGAGTGTATACGGCGATCCGCACGAAATCGAATTCTTTGGCTTCTTCGTCAACGCCATTCAATCCGTTCGTCCCGATTTCATTGGGCCGCCGATGGATCCTCTTCCGCTGCCGTTCCAGTTGCAGGATCCCGAGAGGCTGCGCAAGGAACTCGCAACCGCCGGACTGTCAGACATCAAGGTCGAGACCATCACCGAGACCACGGAATTTCGGACCGGGATGGAACTGTGGAGTTGGCTGATATGGAGCAACCCGATCGTCGAAATGGTGCTCGGGGAATTGAGCCTGTCTAGCGACGAGCGACAGGTCGTTCAGAACTCGCTGGAAAAGCTGATCCGCGAGCGAGCGGGTGGCAGCGGCCCCGCTTCTCTCACCAACCCGATCAATATCGGGATCGGGACGAAGTGA
- a CDS encoding alpha/beta fold hydrolase, with protein MPVTERRLELAGISTAVLEGGSGAPIVLLHGPGEYAAKWMRVIPDLAKTHRVVAPDLPGHGTSEVADGLLDADRVYAWLGELIERTCPTPPVLVGQILGGSIAARFAVEHGDRLSRVVLVDAFGLAPFQPTPEFDLALTEFIAQPTEDTHDRLWRRCAFDLDGLRERMGESWGWLKAYNLDRAGAKYLHAAQNSLMTQFGMPAIPPAELERITVPTALIWGRHDLATQLPVAEAASARYGWPLQVIESAADDPPIEQPEAFLKALRAALGSPPSLTQRRNSWQR; from the coding sequence ATGCCCGTCACCGAACGACGGCTGGAACTCGCCGGCATTTCGACCGCCGTGCTGGAGGGCGGCAGCGGCGCGCCAATCGTCCTGCTGCATGGGCCGGGAGAATACGCGGCCAAGTGGATGCGGGTGATTCCCGATTTGGCAAAGACCCATCGCGTGGTCGCTCCCGATCTGCCGGGCCATGGAACTTCGGAGGTGGCTGACGGCCTGCTCGACGCCGATCGCGTGTATGCATGGCTCGGCGAGCTGATCGAGCGTACTTGTCCGACGCCACCCGTGCTTGTGGGACAAATTCTCGGCGGCAGCATCGCCGCCCGTTTCGCCGTCGAGCATGGTGATCGCCTCAGCCGCGTGGTGCTCGTCGATGCGTTCGGCCTGGCGCCGTTCCAACCGACACCGGAATTCGATCTCGCCTTGACCGAATTCATCGCGCAGCCGACCGAGGATACGCACGATCGTCTCTGGCGGCGATGCGCCTTTGATCTGGATGGCCTGCGCGAGCGGATGGGCGAGAGCTGGGGATGGCTCAAGGCCTACAATCTCGATCGTGCCGGCGCGAAGTATCTGCACGCGGCGCAGAACAGCCTCATGACGCAGTTCGGAATGCCCGCGATCCCGCCGGCGGAGCTTGAGCGCATCACCGTTCCCACGGCCCTGATCTGGGGGCGGCATGACCTCGCGACGCAGTTGCCGGTCGCCGAGGCCGCGAGCGCCCGCTACGGGTGGCCGCTGCAGGTGATCGAAAGCGCTGCAGACGACCCTCCAATCGAACAGCCCGAAGCTTTCCTGAAAGCGTTGCGCGCCGCTTTAGGTAGCCCTCCATCGCTGACGCAAAGGAGAAACTCATGGCAACGGTAA
- a CDS encoding methyltransferase domain-containing protein, with amino-acid sequence MDKALSGQVTRSAADIYEDFFLPALFSEWAGRVSDAAQMAPGQKILDVACGTGALACEAARRIEPGGTVAGLDRNDGMLAVARRKAPGIDWRLGRAEALPFADESFDAVVSQFGLMFFEDRDAALKEMWRALRPGGMLTVAVWDTLEHTPGYAAMVALLQRLFGDRIANELRAPFILGDVEVLRSLFAQAGIIGVDISTHVGAARFLSIESWVRTDVKGWTLADLIDDTQYRLLLREAETALQPYTLADGAVAFDAPAHIVTTRKD; translated from the coding sequence ATGGATAAGGCGCTTTCAGGTCAGGTGACGCGCAGCGCGGCGGATATCTATGAGGATTTCTTTCTCCCTGCGCTGTTTTCGGAGTGGGCGGGGCGCGTATCGGATGCTGCGCAAATGGCGCCTGGCCAGAAGATTCTTGATGTGGCCTGTGGCACCGGCGCGCTCGCCTGTGAAGCTGCAAGACGGATCGAACCCGGTGGTACTGTCGCCGGCCTCGACCGCAATGACGGCATGCTTGCTGTCGCTCGCCGCAAGGCGCCGGGCATCGACTGGCGTTTAGGGCGGGCCGAGGCCCTGCCGTTTGCAGATGAATCCTTTGACGCGGTCGTGAGCCAATTCGGCCTGATGTTTTTTGAAGACCGCGATGCGGCACTGAAGGAGATGTGGCGCGCGTTGCGGCCAGGGGGCATGCTGACAGTGGCTGTGTGGGACACGCTTGAACATACGCCGGGCTATGCCGCGATGGTCGCGTTGCTCCAGCGGCTATTTGGCGACCGGATCGCGAACGAGCTCCGCGCTCCCTTCATACTCGGCGATGTCGAAGTATTGCGTTCGTTGTTCGCACAGGCCGGCATCATTGGCGTCGACATATCTACGCATGTTGGCGCGGCGCGGTTTCTCTCAATCGAGTCCTGGGTGCGGACGGATGTGAAAGGCTGGACGCTCGCCGACCTAATCGACGACACGCAGTACCGGTTGCTGCTGCGGGAAGCAGAAACGGCATTGCAGCCCTACACGCTTGCCGATGGTGCCGTCGCATTCGACGCTCCCGCGCACATTGTCACCACCCGCAAAGACTGA